The Macrobrachium rosenbergii isolate ZJJX-2024 chromosome 12, ASM4041242v1, whole genome shotgun sequence region TAAATCAAGATGGGATGGGTCTGTTCTGTACTTTTCCCACAACAAGAAGTTGCGCTGTGAATAAGCatcataaatcatttttcttaacaaaaagcttagaattataatatatgaaagtgcaactttcagaaaacatttccttttttaagattatttcagTATCTGTGATCTGATGTTCATTCAGTGGATATTATTTTCAAAGGCGCTTGTATACGGAGATCTCACAACAGACACTTCCTTCCCTATAAAGCGTGGATTTCTTTTAAAGACTAATGGAATGATTTGCGACCCCGTTCTGTTCCTGGTACGTTCGACATTTCTTAGAATTATTAGGTCAAAAAGATGTCAAATTTCGGCAactaatttttaactttttttttttttaaacctttttgacAATGCTTTCTGCGAACGATTTAATTACTCCGAGGTTCCGTTTATGTATGCGTAAGcagcttttattaatatatatatatactatatatatatatatatatatatatatatatatatatatatatatatatatatatatatatatgtatatatacgttatatatacaaatatttatatatatatatatatatatatatatatatatatatatatatatatatatatatatatatatatatatatatataaaggatttatGTAAAcaatccaaaatgaaaaaaacgagAATTAagattttaggaaaataataataacacatattcCGCTTCCGTAAGCAGACAGCTCATTCCtgtatttctaaaaatgaaactgaattaatGACGAAAGTCGTTTACATCGTCAGTCATCCATTTCCTTATAAATGACTTTTGCGTTACTCGATGCCGCTAACGAAGCCAAAGGTGCACACTTCTCCGATCCTCCTGACGATGTTGTCGGCTCCGAAGCTGTTCTCGCAGAGGTTCAACAGTGTCGGGGTCATTGTCATGGCGAAAGGATTCTGCAACggcgatttttttcattttttttatctaatttatttttttttttttgtctcagagGGCTTTGGGAAGGGGTGCAGAGGTAAAAGGCACccgcaatatataaaaaaaagaaagacgaaaagaaagaCGAAAGTCCAAATTGCTCGTTAAGAACAGAACTTTCGTATCATTTATGTGAATGCCATAAATTTTgagttcttttttctttagccACAGGGCATTTTGGGAAAGGGTTCAGAGGTAAAAGACAACCGCTGTATCTAATTAAAGACATtttaagaaccaaatggttacttaACGACAGAACATTCGCACCATTTATGTTGACGCCttaaatttaaagattaaagttTTGTTTAGTAGAAATGCCTCTAGGAAATATATGAATGGGGAAGGAACACGTTATGTTTAATGGTCAAGACTTTATAAGTAGCAAAATTGTCAAGCAAACTCCACTTATTGGTAGGCTTAGTGTAAAAATGTTAAGCGTAACTTCAACGACTTTAAGCAACTACGAAACACGGATTATTTTCCGGGAGTCTGGATTTTGAATTTTAGCCGTTGCATCAAGGTAAACTTGAAATGCACAACATTTACCATAAAAAGAATATCAAGGTATCTATATAttcctcattaatttttttgataaTGTATGTATTCACCGGTTATTGACCgagtgaagttaagtatatcttagttcaaccagaccactgagctgattaacaactctcccagggctggcccgaatgattagattttttttacgcggctaagaaccaactggttgcctagcaacgggacctacagcttattgtggaatccgaaccacattatgacgagaaatgaatttctttcaccagaaataaattcctctgattcttcatggccggtcggagagtcgaacgttaaataacagcgtgctagctgagagcttacccacccatccaatgaactGATTATTGACTGAGCACATTAATAACTAAGTGAATATCATCTGGCTTATTAATACCTCACTACAGCATCTCAAGCTTAATGAAATTCTTAATTCTCAGTTTCAGTATTCCATTGATTTCAAAGGATTTCGGTTTATAATAGGCAAACATTTCCTGGAAAATCCGCGAAAACTTGGTGTAGTGCCCAAGAAATCCACAAGAGAGATCTCTGAGTGACAGCAATAACTTATGACTTAAACATCATTGTTTCTGTTACTGTAATTAGTATCCCCTCGTTTTTTATTGTCAAtatcaagagaaaacaaaacaaaagttaaaaggaATAGCTGAGTCTGGTATTTATTGGAAAGCACGAGGGTGAAGTGTCAAACTGATAATTACTGAAAAGTCTGGAATTTGTATCTGTCCAGCTATGTCTAACTAAAGATTCCGAGTTTAAATCTCAGGACATGGTCAACTTGAAAGAATGGATTTCATTATACCAAACCAATGTCTACTGGTAATTACGAATTTAAATCAAACTGAAAGAATGACTTCGCATCTGTCAAGAAGGGCCCCAAAGAAGATTACAACTCTATCTTACCTCTCCAAACCGGAAGCACTTATCGTTGAAGGCATCGACGGCTCTTTTGTAACAGGCCCAGTCGTTGACTTTTCTcattggattttgaatgtaatatTCCGCCAGCTCTTCGTCGCCAGTCACCAACGTTGCGATGCTCTTGGTGACTTCCTGAACGAATTCTCGTTTCTGAACAAAAAGAAGATATAGTCCCATAAGTTAGATTACAGTAGCCCAGTCATGTTTTCATGACAACAAACAACACACTTTCTTATGGGAAATCATAATTATCGTTATAAATCAGCAGTTAGTTAGGAAGGCAGAGAAAGGTAGACAGATAGAagtaaggacagagagagagagagagagagagagagagagagagagagagagagagagagggaatagtgGATTTTCTTCCATAATCTACATATCCACATGCTAATGCATGGGAGTTTTTGTCAACGAAGGTGGCTAACTCATGGTAAATTGTATATGAAGTCCAAGTAATGATCTGGCTGTAAATAACAGCTCAGATTTGAGTGACCAAGCGTTTTTAGAACACTTTATGAACTTACATAGGGTACATCCGCCAAAATAAAAAAGAGTGACTAAAGCGCCGTAACAAAAATTGCAAGACGAAACCCTTAAGAAAAGTGATAATACTTTCGAgtgaaaataatggtaaatttagCTTACCTTAAACAGACCGTTAATTTGAGCCTGAAGCGCGATCTTCTCGTCACCATTAGCCTTATTCAACTTATTTTTCAAGATGAAGAGAGGTACATCCACGCTGGGTACAGCATCCTGCGTTTTTGAAAATCAGGCTGTGATTACTACTTGAAAATTCCACTTCAAAGTTAATTATTTGCTAAAGCAAGAATTGAATGGTTTTCCTGTGTTGTTCAGTATAGGCCTCCATAAAGTAAATGAAACAGGCAAACTGTAAACGAGAGATGAGATCAGAAGACGAAAAACATCACAGAAAAGACTCACGGCCTTGGAACGAGACCCTCCAGAAGATTTCCTCTGCCGTGTCTTTCCCATTCCCAGAAAAGCACCGACGACCTCGTCCTGTATAGATGGCTGTCCATACCATGGAGAGTGTGAGTCGGAATTGCACTCGTATACGATTTGATACTGCTCCCCTAGGGTCAGTGTGGTGAGGTCACTCTGTCGAGGTCAACCagaaaaaagatgatgatgatgatgatgatgatgttgatgggagaaagagagagagagagagagagatcagggttGTATGGTGAAACCAGGAATTAAGTTTTCATGTTGTAAGCTAAAAGGTTATCGGGAGAGATTAGGTTGTAAGCTTAAAccagcatttaattttttccttcttaaacGGTTACAGGTGAGGAATCACCTTGTAAGATTGAACTACGatttaaaggaatgaaagcatcTGTAAAAACCCTCTGTTGAGATCACgaataaaagtaaacattagAAAGATAAAAgtggatataattttttatggcaTGAAATGAGCAATAGCGAAAAGGAATGTATGTAGATCAAAATTTGTGTCGTTTTCTAAATATGTAAAAAGCAGAGATATAAAGATGTGACATGGTCAACCTTCACCCAGGACATAAATCGCTAACCTCGTCAGAATTCTCCATCCAGCAGCAGCCGAACAGGTCGCCAATGTACGTGTCTCTGACACTGTCGAAATAGCAAGCATAGGAAGACTCGGTGGGGTCAGCCGAGGTCGTTACATAAACTGTCAGGTGAAAGTTATTTCCTAGAGTAAAGGTGTTGTCATATGAGCCACGTTTTCTTGCGTCTTTTAGCAATTCGTCTCTAAAAGTTATTGTAATGACGGGAAAGGTAAATTTCCCATATCTTGGCTACATTACTGATATAACTCACTAAATATCTTGttaattatcttttgatattataaGTTCTATTGTCCTGAAAGCTAACTCTTAAATTTCCTTATGTTATACTTCTATGCTCTGGAGATAATTATCCCAATGTTCACAATTGTTTACTTCATCTCTGTAGGAACTCACTTAACATATTTTTACCTGATCCCCAAGAAGATAAccaataatattgttaaaaacattcagtCATAATTTAGTTGTTGTTCATTAAACATGCACAATTAtatcaaaaactgtttttataactCTTACACTAATATAATATAGTGATATAGCTgtgaattttttaatgaaaaattataatattaatgc contains the following coding sequences:
- the LOC136844431 gene encoding legumain-like codes for the protein MKLTIGILALLSAISAVNADNWAVLVAGSRSWNNYRHQAGVCHAYQVLHDHGIPDDHIVVMMYDDLADNSENPTPGVIINQPDGPNVYEGIIKDYTGHDVTPDVFFKVLTGDEAGVAGIGSGKVIKSGPEDRVFVNMVDHGNVGFFSFPNDHMYADDLFKVIENMHNNNQYKEMVMYMESCESGSLYDGIYPDNMGFYVTTSADPTESSYACYFDSVRDTYIGDLFGCCWMENSDESDLTTLTLGEQYQIVYECNSDSHSPWYGQPSIQDEVVGAFLGMGKTRQRKSSGGSRSKADAVPSVDVPLFILKNKLNKANGDEKIALQAQINGLFKKREFVQEVTKSIATLVTGDEELAEYYIQNPMRKVNDWACYKRAVDAFNDKCFRFGENPFAMTMTPTLLNLCENSFGADNIVRRIGEVCTFGFVSGIE